The Pirellulales bacterium genome contains a region encoding:
- a CDS encoding PEP-CTERM sorting domain-containing protein, whose translation MSYRVLAASFLVSLSFASLATAGPYSSISGVTPGAPDNPIARTSLSLFESQIIDYSPAPGVGANFRSPSTGIASLGDLYSPVTRPDGPNTSFDKRYHPEPGTEPNNFHNGSASNSPFGGNLNDPNDTYGFLGIDAPGSITVGFGLHKIINGPGPDFAVFENGFAFGGAGSLFAELAYVEVSSNGSDFARFPSISLNTTHTAVSGTFQGYDMTNVYNLAGKHASNWGTPFDLDELTSDPLVTNGLLDLSRVRYVRLVDVVGSGTILDNSGNPIPGIARDSLGNPILDNYVTFDSGGFDYLGLSTGAVGVANYVVPEPSTVVLGGLGSLLVAGIQWRRRRRR comes from the coding sequence ATGTCTTATCGAGTTCTTGCCGCCAGTTTTTTGGTTTCCCTGTCGTTCGCATCGCTGGCGACCGCGGGGCCCTATTCGAGCATCTCGGGCGTGACCCCCGGCGCGCCGGACAATCCCATCGCGCGTACGTCACTCAGCCTCTTCGAGAGTCAGATCATCGACTACTCGCCGGCACCGGGCGTAGGAGCGAACTTTCGTTCCCCCAGCACCGGCATCGCCTCGCTGGGCGATCTCTACAGCCCGGTGACGAGACCAGACGGGCCAAACACCTCGTTCGATAAACGCTACCACCCCGAGCCGGGCACCGAGCCGAATAACTTTCACAACGGATCGGCCAGCAATAGCCCGTTCGGTGGCAACCTCAACGATCCGAACGATACGTACGGCTTCCTCGGCATCGACGCCCCCGGCTCGATCACGGTCGGCTTTGGTCTGCATAAGATCATCAATGGCCCGGGGCCCGATTTTGCGGTCTTCGAGAACGGCTTTGCCTTTGGCGGCGCGGGAAGCCTCTTCGCCGAGTTGGCCTACGTCGAGGTCTCGAGCAACGGCAGCGATTTCGCCCGCTTTCCGTCCATCTCGCTGAACACGACACACACGGCCGTGTCGGGCACATTTCAGGGCTACGATATGACCAACGTCTATAATCTGGCCGGCAAGCACGCCTCGAATTGGGGCACCCCCTTCGACCTGGACGAGCTCACCAGCGATCCCCTGGTGACCAATGGCCTGCTCGATCTCTCTCGTGTGCGCTACGTTCGCCTGGTCGATGTCGTCGGCAGCGGCACGATTCTAGACAACTCGGGCAATCCGATTCCCGGCATCGCCCGCGACTCGCTCGGCAATCCGATTCTCGACAACTACGTCACGTTCGATTCCGGAGGGTTCGACTATCTGGGCCTTTCGACCGGCGCTGTTGGCGTGGCCAACTATGTCGTGCCCGAGCCGAGCACGGTCGTGCTCGGTGGTTTGGGCTCGCTGCTCGTGGCGGGCATCCAGTGGCGCCGTCGTCGACGACGGTAA